From the Geoalkalibacter sp. genome, the window CCTGGCGCGCGCGGGTCAGGCTCTGGCCCTGGGCGTCCCAGATCTCGCCGTAGATCAGGTGCTGGGTGCGCGGCACGAAATAGATGATGCGGTCGCCGCTCAACACCTCGAACATGCCCTCGATGGGCGTGGGGTGAATGGAATCGAATTCGAGCTTGGGAAAGGTCATTTTCAGCGCCGAAGCGGCGGCGGCGACTCCCTCCTCGCCCCGCTTGGACGCCGACGCCGGACCCGGCATCAGCGTTGCGGCCAGCAGCAGAATGAACAGCGCAATCAGGCTTTTTTTCATGGAAGGCTCTCCTCGAGCGAACGGTCTGGGGTGGCCTTGGCCACCGGTTTCAGGACGCACAAGTGGCCATCATACCAGCTTTTCCATGTTTCGCCAAGGATCTGGATCCCTGCGCGGGCATCAAGGCTTTGCGCGGTCTGTTTCGCCGTCCCACAATCTCTCGCCGCACGAAGAAGGGGAGATAAATTTTACAGCAAACCCCGATCGGCAAAGGACACATAGCGCCCGCTGCCGACCACGATGTGGTCGAGGACGCGCACGCCGACCAGTTCGCCGACGTCCTTGAGGCGGCGGGTGATCTCGATGTCTTCGCGGCTGGGGGTGGGGTCACCCGAGGGGTGGTTGTGGACGAAGAGCACCGCCGAGGCCGATTCGCGGATGACCGGCGCGAACACCTCGCGCGGATGGACGATGCTGGCGGTGAGGCTGCCCTCGGAGATGGGGACCTCGCGGATCACGCGGTTCTTGCTGTCAAGCAGCAGGGTGTAGAAGACCTCGCGCTTGTGGTCGCGCAGGCGCTCGTGGAAGGAACGAAACACCTCCTCGGAGCTGGTGAAGCGATCGCCGGGGCGCAGCCGGTCATCGGCGAAGCGCCGCGCGATCTGGAACACCGCCTGCAATTCGGCCGCCTTGGCCGGGCCGATGCCCTTGATGTCGCGAAGCTCGGCGATGCTCGCCGCGGCCAGTCGACGCAGGCCGCCGAAGCGCGCGAGCAGCAGGCGGGCATGATCCAGGGCGCTGGTGCGCGTGGCGGCATCGCCGGTGCGCAGCACCAGGGCGAGCAGTTCCGCGTCGCTCAGCGCCTCGGGGCCGCGATCGAGCAGTTTTTCCCGCGGCCGCTCGGCCTGCGGCCAGTCCTTGATGCGCCGGCTGGTGTCGGACATCTCTCCCCCCCTCGATGATGTGAATGCATGGAATAAAAGCAAAGACCGGCGGGTGAGCGCCGGTCTGTTGTCTGAGCCTGGATGAAGCGGATCGCGATTTTACTCGCGCACGAAGGTGTCGATGTCGGTTTCGTGCACCATGCCCATGAGGTGGGCGTATTCCGACTCGATCACGGCAAAGTGGTCGCGGGTTTCCTTGGCCATGCGCTCGAACACGGCGCGTACCGCCGGATCGACGATGTTCGCGGCGGTCTGCTCGAGATTCCTGGCGAGATCTTCCTCTTCCTTGAGGGCGATTTCCATGGCGCGGCGCTCATGCACGTTTTCGTCGAGGGCCTTCTGCAGGGTGTGGAGCATGGCCGATTCCATGCGGGGGGGAGTCTGGATGAACTGCTCGAAGGTGCCGAGATCGCCGCCGGTGTAGATCTTGAAGAAGTGGCTGCAATGCTCGCGCTCTTCCTGGGCCAGTTGCTGAAACACCTTGCGGCCCCGCTCGTGCTTGGTGATCGAGGCGGCGCGGTTGTAGAAATCCATGACGTCTTTTTCGGTCTGCACGGCGAGTTTGACGGCTTCCTGCAAATTAAATTCCTGCGGCATCTTTGGTGCCCTCCTCCAAGGGAAATTTTACGGTGTCCATGAGGTCGGCACCGTATACAGGTGAAAAAGGTAAACGATCGTGGTCGCACTGTCAATCGCGGCGCGGCGATTCTCCGGCGTTCCTTCTTTACAGCGCGCCGGGGCTTGCTAATCTATCGGGATACACCAACCCTTGGTCTACGGGAGGCCGCGCCATGACCTACGGAGAAGGACGGATCTACAAGAAAATCGAAGTGATCGGCATTTCCCCCAAGAGCATCGAGGAGGCGATACAGGCCGCGGTGAGCCGCGCCAGCCAATCCCTGGAGCGTATTTCCTGGTTCGAGGTGCAGGAGGTGCGCGGCCATGTGGGGCCCGAAGGCAAGGTCACCGAGTATCAGGTCGTCCTCAAGGTCTCCTTCGAACTCAAGTAGGGGCGCACCGCCGTGCGCCCTGCATTTCCGCCGTCTCGCCCCTAGGGCTTGCCTTCGCCGAGCAGCGCGCGGATTACCTCGCCGGCCATGGTCAGGCCGAAGATCGGCGGAATGTAGGAGGAACTGCCGAGAATCACGCGGCGGTCGGTGCAACTCCAGCGCTGGTCGGCGCGATTGGGGCAGATGCAGTCCTCGGCGCACACGGCCGTTTCCGCGCTCAGGGGTCGGTATTCCTCGGTGGAATAGACGACTCGCACGCCGCGACTGATGCCGCGCTTGCGCAGGTTCTTGCGCAGGATGCGCGCCAGGCGGCACTTCTGCGTGTGAAACAGATCGCCCACCTTGATATGGGTCGGGTCGAGCTTGTTGGCCGCGCCCATGGAGGCGATGATGGGCAGGCCGCGCTCATGGCAGCTCTGAATCAGGTGCAGCTTGGCGGTGATGTGGTCGATGCAGTCGAGCACGTAATCGTAGCCGCGCCCCAGCAGATCGTCGCTGCCCGCGGCATCGTAGAAAGCCTGGAGGGGCTCGACGGCGACGCGCGGATTGATGGCGCGGCAGCGCTCTGCCATGACCTGCACCTTGGGGCGGCCGATGGTCCCGTCAAGGGCATGGATCTGGCGATTGACGTTGGTCAGGCAGATCTCGTCGAAGTCGACGAGGGTCAGCCGCCCGATGCCGGCGCGCGCTAGGGCCTCGGCGGCATAACCGCCCACCCCCCCGATGCCGAAGACGGCCACCGAGGCGGCGGCCAGGCGCGCCAGCCCCTCTTTGCCGACGAGCAGTTCCATGCGTGAAAAACGGTGCGAATCGAGTTTGTTGTCCATGGTTAAAGGCTGTCCTTGGTTATTTGTCCTTTGTCATTTGTTTCGGGTCTCGCCGCTCGCGTTCCCGCTAATTTCAGCACCCGGCAGGCATTTTCCGTGGTGATGCGGGCGGTTTCTTCCAGGCTCCAGTTGCGGATGCGGGCGACTTCGGCGGCGATCAGGGCGAGCCAAGCCGGGCGGTTGTCCTGGCCCCGGTGAGGGTGGGATGCCAGATCCGGGGCATCGGTTTCGAGCACGATCCATTCGGCGGGCAGGGCCTTGAGCACTTCGGGGGCGCGGCGCGCGTTGGGATAGGTGAGGGTGCCGCCGAAGCCGATGGCGAAGCCCAGGTCGATGGCCTGGCGCGCCGTTTCGAGGCTGCCGGAAAAGGCATGCAGAATCCCGCCCCGCTCCCCGGCTCGTTCCTCGCGCAGGATCTCCAGCAGCCGCCCATGCGCCCCGCGGCAGTGAATCAGCACCGGCAGACCGGCCTCGCGCGCCAGGCGCAATTGGCCGCGCAGAGCGTTCTCCTGAATGGACGGGGGCGGCTCGTCGAGCAAGGTGTCGAGGCCGATTTCGCCCAGCGCCACGACCTTGGGATGTTCGAGCAGAGCGGCGAGATCCTTCGCCGTCGTTTCATTCCAGCGGTCGGCGGCCAGGGGATGGATGCCGGGCGCGGCCCAGGCCTCGGGGGCCCTGTCCACGGTTTCCAGCAGCCGCGGCCAGTCCGCGGGGGCCACGCCGGGCACGACGAAGCCGCCGACCTTGGCCGCGCACGCCAAGGCGAGTTCTTCGTCGAGGCGCTCCACCAAGGGCGAGCAATCAAGATGCACATGGGTATCGAAGAGTTGCGCCGCGCCGTTCATGAGGCTTATCCTAGCACGTTCGTCGGGATTGCGAAACGCAGTGAAAACACACTTGCTTCTTGCGCTGCACGGCGGGATATGCTAGAAAAAATCTGATAATTAAATCAGACTAACAACTTTCCGTTCAGGTTTGCCGATGATGACCACTTCGTCCGTGCAGGATCTAAGTTATATCCGCAAGGTTTTTCTTTTCACGCACCTGACCGGTCTGGGCGCCGGCGTCATTTTCCCCTTCCTGGTGCGCCCGCTGCTGGGCCCGGAGGTTTTTTCCGCGGCCTTCTGGCTGATCTGCCTGGCCATGGGCTACGCCGTCGGCGCGATGAGTTTCTTCTACGTGCGCGCGACCCTCAAAAAACAGCTGCGCCTGCAATTGCAGCTTCTTCAGGGGCTCTCGGGCAAGATGGAGGTTTCCGAGGAGAGCGTCGAGGGCTTGATGCGCGCCATGGAATCGGCCGTCGGCCGGGTTCAGCAATTGGTGGGCGGCACCTACGACGCCATCCATGAGCTGCTGCCGCGCTTGCGCTCCTTCGCCGAGTCGGGTCGCTACCTTGCCGATCGCGCCCGCGAAGGGCTGGCCGCGGCGCTCAACACGAGCAAGGATGTGGCCGCCATGGAGGAAAAGCAGCGCGAGGTGATGGAGCAACTCGAAAACCTCACCCACCGCTCCCAGGAGGAAGCCTCTATTTCCCGGGAGTTGTCGGCGTCCCTTGAAGAGATGGCCGGCGCCATGAGCCGCACCCGCGCCAAGTTCCAGGAAACCTCGCGCATCGCCGAGCAGATGACCGCCAGCGTCGACAAGGTGCGCCGCCAGGCCGATGAAGTCATCCGGGCGGTGGAAGGCACCACCCGCGATCTCGACACCATCGGCGATTCCCTGGAGAAGATCCGCTGGGGCGCCTCTTCCAGCGCCGAGGCCTCGGAGCGGGTCAAGCGCGATGCCGCCAGCGGGCTGGAGGTGGTGAAGAACTCCATCGAGGAGATGGAGCGCATCGAGGAGGAAAGCCGGCGCGCCACCGAGGCGATGAAGCGGCTGTCCGCCCAGACCGGCGAGGTGGCCAAGATCATCGAGGTCATCAAGGAACTGGTCAGCGACACCGAACTGCTGGCCTTCAACGCCGCCATCATCGCCGCCAAGGCCGGCGAGGAAGGCAAGGGCTTTTCCGTGGTGGCCGAGGAGATCCGCGATCTCGCCGATCGCACGACGACCAGCGCCCAGGACATCCATCTCATCGTCAAGAAAATCTCGGGCGACACCCGCGAGGTGACCGGCGCCGTCGAGGCCACGGCCAAGCGCATCGCCACGGGCAAAAAACTCTCGCTCTCCACCGGCGAGGCGCTGCGCAAGATCGTCGAAAGCGCCGTGGAAGCCGCCAATGCCTCCGAGCAGATCGCGCGCCTCACCGGCGAGCAGAATGCCCGCGCCCAGTCCCTGCTTGAGCAGGCCGGCGGCAGCCTGAGCGCGGTCAAGTCCATCACCCGCGCCATGCAGGAGCAGCAGCACGACCTGACCCGCATCCAGCAGGGCGTGGCGGAGATGCGCGGCGGCTCCGACCAGATGGTGCGCGGCATGGAAGAGCAGGTGCGCGCCAACCATGAATTCGACCGCAGCCTCAACGAGCGCGAGGGGCAGATGCGCGCGGTGGCCGAAGCGACGCGCTTTCAGATGGAAGCCTCGCAGCGCGTGTCCAGCCATTTCGCCAAATCCGAAAAGCGCCTGCGCAGCAACGCTGAAAAGGCCGAGGACATCATCCGCGGCATCGGCGACATGGAGCGGCTCACCGACGAGTTGCGGCGACTGGCCGAACAGTTCAGGCGCGCCTGATCAGTCGCGCACGCCGAGCCGACGCAGCAGGGTCATCATCGGGCACCAGTCGGTCAAGGCGCTCTGGGCCAGATTGAGGCCGACAAAGGCGGTCAACCACAGCCAATGGATGGAGTGGGATACCGCCAGCAGGACGCTGAGCAGGACAAAAACACCGGCGATCAGGCGCAACCAGCGATTGACGGTCATGGACACCTCCCGCGAAACATTCCCCACACACTATAGCGCCCCTCTGTCCAACGGCAACGCCCGGCCCCCCGGGAATCGCCGTCAGAATTGCCTTGACCCCACCTGCGTTCGGCATTATGTTTTCCCCTTGAAATTGCGGTGATTCCGGCTTTTTCTCCCCTCGTCCGCCCGCCGGCAAAGGAGCTGATCATGCTGAAAAACGCGGTGCTCATCGGTCTGTCCCTGCTCGTCTCCCTCGCGACGCTTGTTCCCTTGGCCTCGGCCCAGGACGATCCCCTGGCCGCCTGGCGTCCCGCCTTCGACCCGAGCGGCGCCCAGTACACCTACATTCTCTCCAATATCGATCACCCGGCCATCGCCGGCATCGGCGTCGGCTATCGCATCCGCGACAAGGTGTGGGAGCGCTCCGAGGGGCGCCTCTACGTCGATTTCCGCCCCTTGGCGCAATTGGGCGGCGAGCGCGACGTGCTGCAGAAGCTGCGGCTCGGCGCGATTCACGGCATGATGTGCTCCTCGGTGGCCGCGGCCAACCTCTCACCGCGTCTGGGCATCGTCAATCTGCCCTTCGTCATCGAGACTTTTGAAAAACTCGAAAAGTTCCGCAACACGCCGGAACTGTTCGACGAGTTCGCCGCCGCCGCCCATGCCCAGGGCGTGACCGTGGTCGATTTCACCAGCTACGGCCCCTACGGCTGGGCCACCACCACGCCGGTGGCGAGCCTCGCCGATGCCGGCAAGGTCAACTTCCGCATCGCCGAGGCGCCCGTCAACACCGATCTGTATCGCGCCTGGGGCTTCAAGTTCACGGTCATGCCCTGGCCCGACGTGCACCAGGCCCTGCAGACCGGCGTCATCAACGGCCTCGATCACACTCTCATCGTGTGCAGCATCACCCGCAAGTTCGACGTGGCGCGTTATTTCACGCCCCTCAATTATGCCCAGGGCCTCTATATCCACATGATCAATCGCCGCTGGCTCGAGCAACTGCCCGAGGATCTGCGAAAGATCCTGGTGGAGACCATTCAGGAGGAGAGCGCCGAGGCGCGACGTCTCGGCCGTATCCAGATCGAGGAAGAGACCGCCCGCGCCCGCGAGGCCGGGGTGACCTTCGTGGAATTTCCCGCCGCCGAGCGTGAGCGGCTCAAGGAGATGGCCGCGCCGGTCTATGAAAAATGGTCCGAGCGCATCGGCAGCGATTATTTCGAAAAGGTCCGCGCTCGGTTGGGGGATTGAGGGGCGAGAAAACCCTTTTTTTAAAACGCGGTTTGTTTTATTCTGGAGCGCACGTCTGGCAGCAAACATGTGACCCCGGAAAGGAGTTCGACAGTGAAGAAGCTTTCAGCAGCGGTTTTGGCGGTGGTGATGCTGGCCCTGGCGCCGGCGCTCGCCCAGGCGCAGGACGATCCCCTGGCGGCCTGGCGACCGGCCTTTGATCCCTCGGGGGCCAAATACACCTACATCCTCTCCAATGTGTCGCATCCGGGCATCGAGGGCATCGGCGTCGGCTACCGCATCCGCGACAAGGTGTGGGAGCGCTCCAACGGCCAGCTCTACGTCGATTTCCGCCCCCTGGCGCAGCTCGGCGGCGAGCGCGACGTGCTGCAGAAGCTGCGGCTGGGCGCGGTGCAGGGCATGCTCTGCTCCTCGGTGGCGGCCGCGAACCTCGCCGACCAGCTGGGCGTGGTCAATCTGCCCTACGTGGTCGATACCTTCGACAAGCTCGACAAATTCCGCGCCACGCCCGCGCTCTGGGAGCCCTTTCGCGACAGCGCCCTGCGCCAGGGCGTGATGGTCACCGACATCACCGGCTACGGCCCCTACGGCTGGGCCACCACCACGCCGGTCAAGACCCTGGCCGATGCCGGCAAGGTCAACTTCCGCATCGCCGAGGCGCCGGTCAACACCGATATCTATCGCGCCTGGGGCTTCAAGTTCACCGTCATGCCTTGGCCCGACGTGCCCCAGGCCCTGCAGACCGGGGTGATCAACGGCCTCGACCACACCCCCATCGTCTGCAACCTGACCAAGAAGTTCGACATCGCCAAGCATTTCACCCAGGTCAACTACGCCCAGGGGCTCTTCGTGCATCTGATGAACAAGCGCTGGTTCGACGGGCTGCCGCCCGAGCTGCAGAAGGTGCTGATCGAAACCATCGAGGAGGAAAGCGCCGCCTCGCGCGTCGCCACCCGCCGTCAGCAGGAGGAGCAGATCGAGGCCGCCAAGGCCAACGGCGTCACCTTCTATCCCCTTGCCGACGAGGACCGCGAACAGTTGATCAAGCAGGCCGAGCCGGTGCTGGCCAAATGGGGCGAGCGCATCGGCGCCGACTATCTGCAAACCGTTCGCGATACCCTGGGCGACTAAGCCCTTTCGATCTTTACCCCTCAATGAAAAAAGGCCGGCCGCCTGCGGGCGCCGGCCCTTTTTTGCCAAGGCCATGTGGAAAAAAACCGCCCGAGTCATCGATAGGACCCTCGCCTTCGTCGAGGAGTGGAGCCTGTTTCTCGCCGTGATGCTGGCCTTGGTCGCCGCCCTGGCCAACGTCTTTCTGCGCAAGTTCACCCACGTCAATCTGTTCTGGTCCGACGAGGTGGTGCGCAAGGTGATCTTCTTCACCACCTACGTCGGGGCCAGCGCCGCGGTGCGCAGCCGCTCCCTGATCCGCATCGACGCCCTGCCGCAGCTCTTTCCCCTGTTCAAGCGCGGCGTGACCCTGCTCAGCCATCTGGCGGCGCTGTTCTTCGCCGGGCTCATGGTGTGGCTCGGCTGGCGGATGACGGCCATGGTCCATGCCGATGAATTCGCCCTGACCTCCACCCTGCGCATTCCCGAGTGGAAATTCTACGCGGTGCTGCCGGTGATCGGCGTGCTCATGTTCATCCGCACCCTGATCGTCATGGTGGAAGACTGGCAGGGGGGCCCCTCGGGGGATTAGGCCGTCATGGAAGCCAGTTATTTCATCATTCTCGCCCTGTTGCTCGGCTGTCTCGCCGCCACGGTGCCGGTGTTCATGGCGCTGTTCTTCACCGGCCTGTTCGGCTTGACCTTCATCGCCGGCATCGATCCCCTGGTGGCGGTGGAAGTGCTCTACCGCAGCATGGATAAGTTCGCGCTGATCGTCGTGCTGTTTTTCGTGCTGTGCGGCAACATCATGACCACCGGCACCATCGTGCAGAAGCTGGTCAAGACCGCCAACGTGCTGGTCGGCTTCCTGCCCGGCGGCCTGGCCATGGCGGGGATTCTCGCCTGCGGCTTTTTCGGCGCCATTTCCGGCTCGACCGTGGCCACCGTGGTCGCCATCGGCGGCTTTATGATCCCGGCCCTGGTGCAGCACGGCTACCAGGAGCGCTTCAGTGTCGGCGTCATGACCACCGCGCCGATTCTCGGCGTGATCATCCCGCCCTCCATCGCCATGATCCTCTATGCCATGGTCACCAACGATTCCCTCGAAGCCCTGTTTCTCACGGGCTTCATTCCGGGATTCATGATCATGGGCGCCATGTCGCTCTATGCCTGGCTGGTCTGTCGCCGCCAGGGCGTGCCGACGCAGCCCAAGCCGACCCTGCGCGAGGTCGCGGCGGTGCTGCGCGAGAGCATCTGGGCGCTGCTGCTGCCGGTGCTGATCTTCGGCGGTATCTATTCGGGCTTTTTCACCGCCAACGAAGCGGCGGTGGTGGCCTGCTTCTACGCCTTCTTCGTCGAGCTGGTGATTCACCGCGACATGAAATTTCGCGACGTGAAGAAGGTGGTGGTGTCCTCGGCGGTGACCTCGGCCACCCTGCTGGTGATCGTCGCCGGCGCGTCGGTGTTCGGCGAGTATCTGACCTTCGAGCAGATTCCCACCAAGATCGCCGACGCCGTGGTGTCCAACATCTCCTCCCAGTGGGTGTTTCTGCTGGCGGTGAATCTGCTGCTGCTGGTCATCGGCATGTTCATGGACATCATCTCCGCCACCCTCATCCTCACCCCCATCTTTCTGCCCCTGCTCAAGCAGTTCGGCGTCGACACCCTGCATTTCGGCCTGCTCATGACCATCAACCTCGGCATCGGTTACTGCACGCCGCCCCTCGGGGTGAGCCTCTACATTTCCGGCGCCATGGTCGACAAGGGCGTGCTCTACGTGTCGCGCGCGGTGCTGCCCTTCGTGCTCATTCAGCTGGCGATCTTGCTGCTGCTCACCTTCTGGCCCGACGCGGTGCTGCTGCTGCCGCGCTGGTTCTACGGCTACGGCGGCTGAGTTTTAGGAGAAACGGGATGGAACTTAAAATTCTGCTGCCCCTCGACGATTCGGACACCTCGAAGCGCACCCTGGCCTACGTTCTCGCCAACCGCGAGCGCTTCACCCCGCCCCTGACGCTGCTGCACGTGGTGAGCATCGACAAGCTCGCCTACCGCATGATCCCCGATTTTCAGATGGACATGGTGCGTGAGCGCGCCCGCGCCACCGGCGAGCAATTCCTGCAAAAAACCAAGGAGCGTCTCGCCGCAGCCGGCCTCGACGTGGTGCCGCGCCTTGAAGTGGGCAACCCCCGCGAGCTGATTCCGCGCATCGCCAACAGCGAAGGCTTCCAACTGCTGGTCATCGGCCGCGGCCACATGGGCGAGATTCGCGACGTGCTGTTCGGCTCCGTGGCCAATCACGTCGTCCATCAGGTGCGCTGTCCGGTGCTTTTGATTTGAGTTTTGCTTTATACTTGGCTGACAAGACAAGGAGGACGACATGAGTGACCTCTGGATTCTGCTCGGCGTGGTTGCCGTCTGGTTCGTGCTCAACCGCTGGATTCTGCCGCGTCTCGGCGTGACCACCTGACTGTCCTCCGACTGCTCTCCCGGGGGGAGGGCCAAGAAAAAGAAAATTGAAGAAGACTGAAATCAAGAGGGGCGGCCGCAAGGCGCCCCTCCTTGCTTTAGAGATACGGCGAAAACAGCTTGAAAAAGCAGGTGTAGAGCCGCCGCGGCAGACTGCGACCGTCGATTTCGGCGAGGCTCAGGTGGTGGGAGCGGGGGATGATCTCGTCGCAGTGGGCGAGAAGTTCGGCGACAAGCGGGCGGCTGTAGACTTCGAGGCAGAATTCGAAGTTGAGGCGGATGCTGCGCGGATCGACGTTGGCCGAGCCGATCAGGGCGAATTCGTCGTCGACCAGCAGCAGCTTGCTGTGCACGAAGGGCGGCGGCATGAGGTAGATGTTGATGCCGTAGCGCACCAGTTCCCAGAAATAGGCTTCCGAGGCCCAGGCGACAAAGGGCAGGTTGTTCTTGCTGGGCAACAGGATGTCCACTTTGACCCCGCGCAGGCCGGCGGCGTTGATGGCCGAAATGAGGGCGCGGTTGGGGATGAAGTAGGGCGTCATGATGCAGATGCGCTTGCGCGCGCTGTTGAGGGCGCCGACGATGATCCAGTGGAGGTTCTCGTAGTCCTCGTTGGGACCGGAGCTGATGCCGCGGCAGAAGGCGTTGCCGTCCTCCAGGGGCTGGGGCAGCCGATTCATCATCAGCCGCTCCTTGGTGCAAAAGCCCCAGTCCTCCATGAAGGCTTCCTGCAGATGGGCGACGACGGGGCCTTGCACCTGGAAGTGGATGTCGATGACGCGCTGGGGATTGTCGGTCCGGGCGGCGAGGTGACGGTCGCCGATGTTCATGCCGCCGGTAAACCCGAGCAGATCATCGACGATGAGCAGCTTGCGGTGATTGCGCAGATTGAAGTAAATGCCGTGCCGCGGCAGGGAGGGCGGCAGAAATTGCGCCACGCGCACCTTGGAACCGCGCAGCAGGCGTCGGGCGGTGGGAAAGGAATAATGCTCGCCCAGGGCGTCGACGAGAACGCGCACCTCGACACCCCGCTCGGCGGCTTCCATGAGGGCGGCGATGAAATCGCGCCCGCGTTGGTTGGTTTCAAAGATATAGGTGGACAGATGCACGGTTTCGCGGGCTTCGCGGATGGCGGCGAGCATGCGGGGATAGGCCTGCTCGCCGTTGTGCAGGATGTCGATGCGGTTGCCGGGGATCAGGGGGCGGCGCGTGACATGATCGGAGAGACTCAGCAGCGCGGAGAAATTTTCCTGACGAAAGGGCAGGCTGGCCGAGAAATCCGCCGACCAGGAACAGACCTCGGGATCGACCCAGGGCAGGCCCTCGCCGCGGCTTTGCCAGTCGCGGGCGCGGATGCGGATGCGGTTGACGCCGAACACCCAGTAGATGAGCGGGCCGAAGCCGGGAACGGCGAGACAGGCGACGATCCAGCCCAGGGCGGCGCGCGGATCGAGCTTGTTGAGCAGGGCGTGACCGGCGCTGAAGACTCCGACGGCAGTCAGAGCGAGCCAGAAAAGAGTGGTCAGCACTTGGCCCCCTGTGGCACGAAAGGGCACCGGGCCTCAAGGAGCGGCCCGGTGCCGGCGAATGAATCTCCGAAGGGTTAGAGCGGTAAAATAAAGTTTTTCAATAATACCAAAGGTTTTACCGGCGTCTACAGCTTTTTTTTCAGCGGCGCAGGCTGGTCGCGCAGCGCGGGCAGGTGAGCATGCTGGTCGAGGGAACCCGGTGTCCGCAGGAGGGGCACTGGAAGAAATACTTGCAGTATTTGCACTGGATTTCGGCAAGGCCTTGACGCTTCCTGCATTTGGGGCAGATGCGATACATCTTGCGCTTGTCGATATAGTCGAGAAACACCAGGCCGCAGCGTGGACAGGTGTCGATTTCGCGACTGCTGATCTTGGTTTCGCAGTTGGGATTGGGGCAGACGAAAACGGCTTTGCAGCCGCTGCACCAGTATTTGCCTTTTTTGAGCTCTTTGCAGACGGGACACTTATCCATGATGAACCACCTTTTCGAGGAAAGATCTTGTCTCAGGCATGTCGCCCCGCCGGGAACCCGGACCCTAAAAAAAAAACCGGGTCCCTCCGGGACCCGGTTCAGGGTGCGCTGCGGTTGGGAATCAGTCGATTTTCTGGAAGGCGTTCTTACCGGCGCCGCACACCTCGCAGGGTCCGGTCGGTTCTCCTTCGAGGGTGTGTCCGCAAACCTGGCACACGTAGTAGTCGACTTGGGCGTTCTTGCCCAGGCTCTCGAGGGCCTTCTGGTAGAGGCCGGCGTGGACCTTCTCGACGACGTTGGCGAACTTGAAGCTGCGCAGGGCCTCGGTGAAGCCCTCCTGCTCGGCCTCGACGATCATCCGCGGGTACATGTCCATGAACTCGTGGGTCTCGCCGCCGATGGCCTCGCGCAGGTTGTCGGCGGTGGCGCCGATGCCCTTGAGGGCGCGCAGATGGGCATGGGCGTGGACGGTTTCGGCGGCCGCAGCGGCGCGAAACAGCTTGGCCACCTGCGGGAATCCGTCGAGATCGGCCTTCTTGGCGAAGGCCAGGTATTTGCGGTTGGCCTGGGATTCTCCGGCAAAGGCTTCCTTGAGATTTTTTTCGGTTTTGCTTCCGGCGAGCTCAGCCATGAACAGGTATCCTTCCCCTTGAATTTGATTTCGTCATCGGGCAAGCCGTGGGTCTAACGATAACTTGCCCATTTTAACCATCGGGGCGCCCTTGTCAATCGGGATCGGCCCGTTGTCGCGCGCGCCGGCTTTTCGCGCCCCGGGGATCAGTCGCGAGAAACGTTTCCGATGAGGTTGTCGAGCAGTTCGAGATGGCGTTCCTCGATGGCGAGGATGTGGCGCAGAATCTGGGCGAGGGAATCAAGACCGAGGGCCTCGGCCTGCACGATGCGACTCTGGTAGCGCACAATGGCGTCCTGTTCGCCCTTGCGATCCTGGGCGAGCAGCGCCAAAGGCTTTTCGCTGGTGCGGGCGCGCGGCGAATGAACATCGGGCCGTCCGCCGAGCAGGCGAATCTGTTCGGCCAGGATCAGGGCGTGCGCCAGCTCATCGCCGGCCAGATTTTGCAGGTGCTCGCCCAGGGTAACGGCCCGTGGATTGAGCATGCCGAAGTGCTGGGTATATTGGATGACCGCCATGTATTC encodes:
- a CDS encoding rubrerythrin family protein, yielding MAELAGSKTEKNLKEAFAGESQANRKYLAFAKKADLDGFPQVAKLFRAAAAAETVHAHAHLRALKGIGATADNLREAIGGETHEFMDMYPRMIVEAEQEGFTEALRSFKFANVVEKVHAGLYQKALESLGKNAQVDYYVCQVCGHTLEGEPTGPCEVCGAGKNAFQKID
- a CDS encoding ferritin-like domain-containing protein is translated as MTPGFNEFIALLNRDLRLEYMAVIQYTQHFGMLNPRAVTLGEHLQNLAGDELAHALILAEQIRLLGGRPDVHSPRARTSEKPLALLAQDRKGEQDAIVRYQSRIVQAEALGLDSLAQILRHILAIEERHLELLDNLIGNVSRD